In a single window of the Vitis vinifera cultivar Pinot Noir 40024 chromosome 6, ASM3070453v1 genome:
- the LOC132253890 gene encoding uncharacterized protein LOC132253890: MDIDYAIRKDEPHKIIDTNTLEEILLYEHWEKSNRLSVMYIKTKISAGIRGSIEQHENVCELLKAIGEQFVTSDKALASTLIMKFTSLKLTGIRGVREHIMEMRDIVAQLKKLENPLPDLTGAPFKCAKEKKELWLNPIKD; this comes from the exons ATGGACATAGATTATGCTATAAGGAAAGATGAACCACATAAGATCATTGATACCAACACACTTGAAGAAATATTATTGTACGAACACTGGGAGAAATCTAATCGCCTTAGCGTGATGTACATTAAGACAAAAATCAGTGCTGGTATACGTGGTTCAATCGAGCAACATGAGAATGTCTGTGAATTGCTAAAGGCTATTGGCGAGCAATTCGTCACTTCAGATAAAGCCTTGGCAAGCAccctaattatgaagttcacaTCCCTGAAGCTCACCGGTATAAGAGGTGTGCGTGAACATATCATGGAGATGAGGGACATTGTGGCTCAATTGAAGAAACTCGAG AACCCTCTCCCAGACTTAACTGGCGCACCTTTTAAGTGCGCCAAGGAAAAGAAAGAGTTGTGGCTCAACCCCATCAAGGATTGA